The DNA window GTGTTGTTCTACAACCTCTGGTGATACTTCAGTATGTGAAACATCAAGAATATCAACTTCTTCTGCCAAATTCTCCAAAAATTCTTCTTGTTCCTGAAATCCTGGCTCTTCTAAAACAACAATGACTCTTGGTTGGGTTTCTCCATTTTGGATTTCTTGAACCAACGCTGCATCCATTTTTTCAGTGCTCACACGAACACCTTGTTCCAGAATCACATACCCTACAAGGTTAGAATCACCAAACTCAGTTAACTCACCATTAAAAAAAAATCCCCATCCAAACAGACCGCCAAGTGCAACAAAACCTACAAGAATAGCTACTCTGTCCCAATAAATTTCGTACTTCATCTCACCAGCTCTTTTTTTGATAGTACAATCAATACTAATAATACTAATTCTGCTCTTTTTAGGAGAATAAAGACAAAAATGCTATTTAAATGTTTGGGAGTAGTCTAGATTATACAGGTCACACTTATTTCTCTATTTTTGATCTATTCTTCTTTTTCTCAAACTATTTCTGCCAATCCCAAAGAAACACCCAGCAATAACCAACACAAAAACCACTAACACTGCCTCTTTTGTAGATGAACTCAGATCTCTATACACATTAATTGCCGCACCGACGAATGGCAAGCGATTACGATTTGAATCTTGACCAACTTCCTTGTGTTGGTCTGCACCCGCAATATTCTCGCCAACTTTTTTCTCACCCGCTACAACACTCTGTTTTCCGTTGTCATTTGACTTTGCTTTCTGTAGTCTTTCACCTTCCACTTTTGCAGGCTCTGCCGGGGTGGTCGTCGCTGCTTTCTTGGCAGGAGCTATGCCCCCTCCGCCACCTCCTCCTCCTCCTCCCCCTCCGCCAGAACTTCCACTTGAAGACGAAGTAGTAGGACAACTTGCAGTACAAGAACCGCCACAATCAACACCAGCTTCATTACCGTTTTTGGAACTGTCGCTACACGATGTAACTGTAAATGAAAGAGACGTCGCATTATCATGGCGTATACTAAAATTATCTGATGTGGTCAACGTAAATTCATACGTTCCCGTAGAAAAATTATTCAAAAACCACACGCAACTCTGCGAAGAACTATTTCCACTACACGTATTGTTAAGTGTACTCGATCCAATCACCAAACTCATATTAGATATGTTAGAATAATCTAGTACTGAAACATTGATCCATTGGTATCCATCACGCTGGATGTGAACCTGTGAATTAAATGTTTGAGAAAGAACTGTTGGGGATTTAGTATCATTCACAAAAATAGTATGCGAAGTAATATTTCCCTGTCCTGCGCCAGTTGCATTAAAAATAATAGTTTCGTTACCTGCTTTATATAACTCCAACGATACATTTTGTGTAGAAAAATTAAGTCCATGATTTGTAAAATTCCAAGTATAATTTAACACATTACTCTCAAACCCTGTTGTCGTTCCTAAAAAAGACAATACCTGTCCTAACTCTGCTACCGTGCCATTATTTGGGCTTGAAATTGTAACGGTAGGTTGACTTGAATTAATTCCCACACTCACATTTCGCTGCAGGGTATATCCTGTCACTAATCCACTCACGTTGCCGCTGACACGATAAAGATAACTCGTATTTACTAAAGGCGTAACCACTAAAGAAAAAAGTGTTGCATTATTTTGAGTTAACAGATGGTACAGGGTGGATCCATTGGTAAAAATAAGTTCTGCTGTCGCATTTGACAAAGGCTGCGAAGAGCTTACATTTAACGTGAACGTATTATTTACTACAGAATTATTTGCGGGTGTTGGTGATATAAACGTAAGAATTGGACTTATCGCACCAGAAACATTAATCCTACTAAACGTAAGATTATTTCGAGTATCGTTTATTCTGATTCCAGTTTGATTTAATGTCAAATACATCTCTGTGGGGGTAATAGTTCTACTATGAACCGTGCTCCAATAGTTAGCCATCAATAATGCTGCGCCTGCGACATGAGGCGTTGCCATAGACGTGCCGGCAAGAGCAGAAAAGGTATTATCTAAATAAGGTGCGCAAATTTTATCACCGTTCGTGCACGCTGAAGCTCCGCCAGATATTCCTCCAGGCGCAAGCAATCCTAATCGTGTACCGCTGTTACTATAACTCGCCACGGCATCTGCCTTTGTCGTTGCGCCTATAGCTGTTACATTTGTGATACACGCAGGCGAAGAGAGACCGCTAATCGTTGCTTCATTTCCCGACGCAGCAACAACCATTATACCTTCACCAACCGCACTATTGACCATCGCCGCAGTAGTAGGATACGAAGAATCACATGCGGAATTTGAATGGTAACTTGTCGTTCCCAAGCTCATGCTAATCACCGAAATATTGTACACATTTTTGTTTTGAATACACCATTCAATCGCAGCATCAATATCACTAAAATATCCGCTTCCACTCGAATCCATGGATTTCATCGCGACAACTTTTGCAGCAGGAGCAATTCCCCGATAGGTCTCATTGCGTGAAACAATAGTTCCAGACACGTGTGTTCCGTGACCATTATCATCCATTGGGTCAGCGTCATTATTTACAAAATCAAATCCCCCTGCAATGCCTGCGCATGTACTCCAATTAGCAGTGGTGTTCGTAGTGCCATTAATTATCGCATCAACATAGAAACCGTAATTGGTAATCGAACTATCTGTAACGAGTTGTATGCTCATCATTCCTCCACTCACATGTGGGGTCCAGATATTACTCAAATTTCCTTTGTATACTGCAACAGTACGATTTTGTCCATCATACACAAACACCCGATCAGATGCATCAGCAGAGCTATTTGGCGCTTCAAGGCTAATATTTACAAAATGAATTGCCATGGAAGTATAATTTTCCCGATAAATCGTAAATGTTACATTGGCATTGTTAGCATAAGGATGTGCCGACTCAATTGCCGTTGACAAATTTTCTTGCACACCAGAAGTAGTATATGTCATTGGTGAGCAAGCGCCAAATGCGTTGTGTCGATAATCAATTCCCGAATCAATAACGCAGGCTGTTTGTCCAGATCCATTTATCCCTAATCCAAGGTATGTTAGATTTTGAACGAGCCCAGCTCCAATCAATGGTCCACTGGCATTCAAAAACAGAGACACTTTTTCATCAATAATTACTTGTTGGACAAGAGAATTTTCTTCCAACGCATCAATCGCATCTTGCGTAACCACGGCACTTAGTGCGGAAATGGTCTCATATTCGTTGGTAAGCAAAAAGTCATTTCCAACTTGAAGTGTATCTTGCGAAACTAACAATTCTTCTTGCTCTAAGCTCTCAACACGATCGCTTTTACTATTAATATCTACAAGATCTCCATTTTCCTCTACGTCACTTTGTTGTACTTCTACAAGCTCTTCCAAATCATCTAATATCTCTTGTTGTTCTTGCTCAACATTACGCTGTGATTGATCTTTGAGAATAATAATTACGCGTGCGCTTCCTTCTTCTTGAACAGCATCGACAACCTCTTCGCTTACTTTTTCAACATCTGCAGAGAAAACTACTGTAAGAGAAATACACACAGCGATTATACTCAGTATAAATATAGTCGTTTTTTTCAAAATATTTACTTTCATCTTGGTCTCTTTTAATATTTTCTTAGGCTACTAGTGTGAAAAACATTTGGACTGGATTATACTTGGATCTGTGTCTGTGAAGGTGTTTGAATAAGCGCAGAACCAATTCCCTCTCCAAGATGAAATGAGAATGGCATCAAAGCAGTAGTGAGTATTTCCAGAAATCCAGGCTGACGTTGATACACTAAAAATTCTACGTTCTCTAACCCATAGGTTTGTTCTAGATGTACTTTAGCAGAATCTCTATTTCCTAATTCATCAATCAACCCATTCTGCTTTGCTTCAATGCCTAAGAAAAATTCTCCTGTTGCCAGTTGCTCTGTTTGTTCGTAAGATAGGTGCCTATTTTGCGCAACTTCCTCAATGAAAAAACGATGGATTACATCCAACTTATTCTGCAAGATATGTTCCTCTTGTGGATTTAGTTCTCGATAAGGAGTTCCCAAATCTTTATATTTTCCCGCGACAAGACGTTGGTATTCAACACCATATTTCTCCATTAACCCATCAAATTCTAAGTAAGACGAAATAACTCCTATGCTTCCGGTAATTGACATTCGGTTAGCAATGATATAATCCGTAGATGAGGCAATCCAGTATCCTCCTGACGCCCCGACTTCTCGAATAACGCTAATAACTGGTTTTTCAATGCTCTTAATTTTCGCGCTTACTTCATCAGACGCAACTGCTGATCCTCCAGGTGAGTTAATCTCCAGAACAATCGCTTTAATTGAGGAATCTTGTTCCGCTTGCTCTAGAAAGTCAATAATTTGTGTTGAAGAAGCAAAACTTTCTCCAAAATAACTTCCCTGCTGCGTAGATATGACGCCTTCAATTGGAATCAACGCTACATTTCCAGTAGGTACTGAATCAAGAGCTACAAACGCAAGAGGGATGATAAACAAAAGAGTAAATACTAACAATACAACAACCGCCAAAAGAACTTTTCGAGAACTTTTAAAATGAGTCTCTTTACCACCTTCTTTCATAAAAATCTATTCGTTTTCCAGCTATATAAACCTTTTTCTTTAGGTATTTTCTAGCTTTGTTGAAAAGTTTGGTAGCGGCATTGAGGGTCGAGCTTCTTCTTTCTAACATTAAAGACGACATGGGGGGTGCCCCATACGGGGAATGTCATTTTCACAAGAAAAAACAGCCGAATGCTCGACAGCCGCTACCTACCCGAAAAGGTAAGTTTTCAACAAAATCGTATTTGCTCATCAACTAACTCTACTAACGAAAAGCATAAGAAGAATGATTTATATCTCACTTTTGCTCATATCCTATCAAAATCGTCTCTCAAAAAAGTATGATCCCTAATACCGAACATAATTTTGAACTCTTTCTTAAAGCTGCGCAACAGGTTGCTAAGCAAGCAGGAGAACTCATTTTGTCTTATTATAACCGTGAATATCAAGTAAAGATTAAAAATAACGAAAAAGATAATATTGTAACTGAAGTCGACACCAAAACAGAACGTCTTATTGTTTCAAAACTCAAAGAACAATTCCCTCACCATTTTTTTATCTGTGAAGAAACCAAACCTCCCACAATACCCCAAGGAGCTTATGTTTGGATAATAGATCCTCTTGATGGAAGTCGAGACTTTGTCAAAAAAACTGATGATTTTGCAGTTCAAATTGGTCTTCTCAAAGAGGGGAAAGTTCTAGTGGGTGTTGTCTATCTCCCTCGACAAGACAAACTGTTCCATGCTGTTTCGGGCAGAGGAGCATATTGCAACGACCAACAGATTCATGTTTCAAGTCGAAAATTAATTCGAGAATGTCGTGCCGTTGCAAGTTCGCGAATTAAAACTGACCCTGACGCAAAAGCTCTCTATGATCTATTTCATTTTGGTAATTTGGACATTCGAGGAAGTTTCGGTCTTAAAATTGGACTTATTGCTAGTGGTATATATGATATTGTTCTCTATAAAAAAAAGAGTGTAAAAATATGGGATGTTTGCGCTCCTCTCTTAATCTTAGAAGAAGCAGGAGGAAAAGCAACTCTTTCAAATGGCTCTCCTATACCATTAAATCCTTGTATTCTTGACTATCTCTTACCCATCGTTCTCTCTAATGGAGAATGCCATCAATCAATTCTACGAATTTTGCAAAAAGCAGAAGAAAACAGCGAAGAGTAGTGCTTCGCATTTAACCCAAAGAAAACAGAACCTTTTTAAAAGAAACTCCTTCTTGCAATAGTATAGCGGGGTAGGGGAGTCAGGAGTTCCCGATGGGCTCATATACTCATTCGCGTTCGTAATTTTGAACGCAGGGCTCAAGAAACCCATAGGTCGGAGGTTCAAATCCTTCCCCCGCTACTTCTTTTCTGGGATATATACATCTCCCTCGTTTTTTACGCTTGTAGAAAATATATTCTGAAGAAGATAGTTTTTACGCTTGTGGAGAATATAGGTTGGGAAATTGTGATTTACCCCAATATTAGTAGTCTGCGAATTTAACATGTATACTATTTGCTATAAAGATTTAAAAGCAAAATTAGAACTCTTACTCTGTTTAAACATAGGAAGATTTAATGATTGAGAGAGGTATTATTTATGGAGACAGCATGTACTATTTGTAATCAGGATTTTACTGAAAATGAGATAAAAACTAGCATAACTTTCAACCAGATAGGGATGATCATAGATTACTCTAAAGCATCGTGTGTTAAATGTCTAAATGAAAAGAAAGAAAATTCAAGGTAAAGAAATAATCATTATTTGAGTAATGCCAAATTTAACAACTCACTGGGTATCTTTAGACCAATCAATACCTATTTTCCAATGAAAATAAGCTAATCTTTTAAGCTTGGGTGTTTTGGATACTGTAAACATGAAACAATATAGTCTAAAGTTCTCTATTCCCAGAGACATCGATAACTTAATAGAATAAACCAATCTGACATTTTTGTCTCACATTTTCCCAAAGAGTTATATCTTCTAAGATCTTCATACTAGTATAAATCATCACACTGTCACACTATGACATACACACTACATAACCCTATCACCGGCGATGGACTTCCCGGAAGTAATTCTGATTTACAATTTGGCAATCAGCTCTATATCATTTCAATCCAACCGCGATATAATGGATCTGCTGTAATGGGCTCTGGATATAATCCCCTAGCCCTCCCCTCTAATGCTTTATCAAATGTACCAACTGCACCCTCGTATGGAAGAATTGGAGCAACACCCCTTAATCATCCACTCACAAGAATGAATGGTCTTTCTCTTGACTCTTTAATCCCTACCGACCCTGCAGAATTACCTTTTTCTCAAGGCTCACGTCAAGGTTTGTCATCATCAAAAAACTATGTTCTTCCTGTTGCATTAATGTTTCTATATCTTAATAACAGTGGTAATAAACCTCAAAATCATTCTAAACATTAAACATTATCTTCTTCAATTTTACAAAATCTCTTTTCATTTTTACTTGAATCAAAACAGAATGTAACGCCGTTTCAGGATGATAGGTCACAAAATATTGTCTTGATTTATGTTCAATGGTTGTACCGTGTACTTCATCAAGGCTCTTCTTTCCAAGACATGAACGCAATGCAACCTCGCCTAGAAGAATGATTAATTGTGGATTCAAAAGTGTAATCTGCTGGTCTAACCATAACTTCTTGCAGGTTGTACATTCTGCAAGCGTTGGTGCTTTTGGCGTCGCAACATGACATTTCACACTATTGGTAATAAAGAGTGTAGAATAATCAACACCTATCTCTTCAAACATTTTTTTCAAAAGCGTTCCAGACTTACCCACCAATGGCAACCCCTCCCGATCCTCTTGTTCATGAGTAGCACCACCAATAACCATGATCTTTGCATTTTTTGGTCCTTCACCTGGCACCGCGAGAGTTCGACCTTTCCAGAGAGGGCATGCTGTGCAACGACGGATCTGTTCAGCAAGAGAGAAGAGTGTTTCTGGCATGATCTACAGAATAAATTCAACTTTAAATTACTTTTCAATTTTCTCTTTTCAGCTTCTTAGCTTCTGATCTTATACCCTTTTCTAAATAGATATACACTCACAACAAAGAATCCTAAAGCTAAAACCGTTGTCACCAACATCGAATAAACCAGGGGGATATCACTGGCTCCTAAAAATCCATAGCGAAATCCGTCAACAATATAGAGGATGGGATTTAATTTCATCAACGTCTGCCAAGGTTGTCCTAATGTTCCCACTGTAAAGAAAATACCACCTAAATAAGTCAGAGGAGTAATCACAAATGTGGAAAAGACGTTCATCTGATCAAAATTATTTGCCCAGAGTGCAGTAACAATTCCTGCAAAAGCAAAGAGCAGTGATGTCATAATCATAAAGAAAAGTAAAACAAAGACGCTATGGATTGTAATTGGCGTCAACAATAAACCTACAATGCCAATTCCAAGTCCTACTAACAACGCGCGAAAAAGCGCACCAATAGTCAATCCTCCAATGATCTGCCAATATGAAATTGGGGACAACAATAATTCCTGAATACTTCCATGAAATTTCTGTATAAACAAGGAAAATGAAGTTGCCATATATGCGCTCATAATCACGCCCATCATCAATAAGCCCGGTACAATAAACGATAGATATGGTACGCCATGGATCGGTGGCATATGCGACCCCACCGCAGTTCCAAAAATAACGATAAATAATGATGAAGTAAGAATCGGAGGAATAACTGATTGTGTCCAAATTCGCAGCACGCGAACTACTTCTTTACGCACCAATGTCCAAAATGGAATCAAATTCATTGCGGACCACCTCGCGTATGTTTAAGAAACACTTCTTCAAGCGTTGCATTCTCGCCATGCTCTTTAAGCAAATTTTGTTTTGTATCTAATTTGATAATTTTACCATGATTAATAATCGCAATACGCTGACACAATTCTTCAGCTTCCTCAAGATAATGTGTTGTAAGTAAGATTGTGGTCCCCTGTTTGTTTAACTTTTTCAAATATTCCCACAAAGCTTTTCGCGTTTCAATATCAACGCCTGCCGTAGGCTCATCTAAAATTAAAATTCGTGGTTTATGCATTAATGCTCGAGCAATCATGACCTTGCGTTTCATTCCGCCAGAAAGAGTTCTCATTGGAGCATTTCGCTTGTCTTTAAGATCTAACTGTACCAACAATTCCTCAATACGTTTTACTCGTTCTGCTTTAGGCATACCAAAATACCCTGCATTAAAATCAAGCACATTGTATACTTTTTCAAAGATGTCGAAATTAAATTCTTGGGGTACAAGACCAATAAGGGTACGTGCTTCTTTGTATTCTTTTTCTACATCCTTTCCAAATAGATGGCAATCTCCTGATGTTTTAGTAGTCAGACCAGTAAGAATGCCAATAGTCGTAGTTTTACCCGCGCCATTAGGACCAAGCAACCCAAAGAATTCTCCCTCTTTAATGTCAAGAGAGATACCGTGAAGGGCAACACTGTTTGGATACTTTTTGGTTAGATTGTGAATCAAGATTGCGGAAGGCATGTGGATATTAAAGAAACAATGTATTAAATAACTTATGGTCAGAATTAAAGAGAAAGAAGAAAAAGAACCTAGTTTTAAAAATTAATTACTCTTCCTAAATCATAACCTGTGTCTCGTAGAGGAAGTTTCTGATCCGGCATTACAGGAGTTAATCTTGTTTCACCATAAGAAGAACTACCAATTAAGTTCCGAACGCCATCTCTCGATCTTTCCCAAGGGGTTCGTAAAGCATCATTAAATCTATCAAGATCACGTTGAAGAACTTTCATTCTTACTTCATTAAGATCATACACATTACCATGACTATCAAGCACTTGACCTGGTTGAAGTTCTTGACCCCATGGAAGATTTGCATGCATCCACCCACTTGTGGTTCTGGTAGGAATATAAAGTGATAATCTAGGATTGATAACACCCATCTGTGCTGCTCGTTCTAACAACTCTTCCCCACCACACATTGGCATTCTGCCACCATACGCAACAATTGAAATCATGGTTTCCTCCTCATCTATCAAAAGAGTCAGATAATATCTATTTTAAAAACATTATGTGGGAAAAATAAAAACAGAGAATTCTAAATATCCACCAGCACTTGGGCTTTCCAATAATTATCTTGCTTGAATACTTCAAACATATGTCGTGTAATTGCTTTGATATCTACTTTAGGATCATGGCGAGTGTGATCAATTTTTTCACCATGCGCCCAACACAATAAACTATATTTTCCCTCTTTTTCTTCAATGGTGATCTCAAATTTGCTAAATACTAATTGTTGATAATCTTTAAAGAACACTAAATCATCCAAAAAATCATAGAGTAAATTACTTACGGTTTTATCTTCCCCTACAATCTTAATTTTTGTTTTACGATGCACCATCTCTACATCAACCATCGTCTCCTCAACCGCCAAAGCACACTGTTCAAAGAGTTGCGGCAACGTTTCTGCTTTTGCCACAAAGAAGACGTCAGCTGTATGATCCAGAAATTTATGAAACGGCTCCATACTACCCTCCAGCCAGAACCCATTTATATGTTTGTCGGCAGTGGAGAAGGGAAATATCTAAAGCGTAAATATAATCATATTTTTTTCTTGACTAAAATGAAACAATCCCTCTTTTTGTAACTTGGAACAAAGTATCAACAACCACTCTTCTTCCTCTTTTTTATAATCTTTCTTTACTGCCTTTCCCAACTCGTTAATTTCAATCTTCTGTCCCTCGTTTTTGCGTACCCATTCTACAATTCGACCACGAAAAATCCGATTGGGAATAAACTTACCTATCTCCCACACGCCCTGCTCTACTTTCTTTTCACGTACTTGCAACACCTTTACTGAATCTTTTTCGTACAACGGAAAAAACCTACACTCCTGACGCAACGGACAAGATGAACACACTGGATTCTTACGCATACACACTAACGAACCAAAATCCATCAACGCATTGTGAAACATGCTACTCTTTCCAAAAGGGATCTCCTTCTTAGCCAAATCAAACAATTTCTTTTCACCAGTCTTATCTAGTGGCTCTCCTTGATCTTTCCCTTCAAAGTAACGTAAAAAAATACGACGCACATTTACATCAATCGCCGGTTCTTCCTGATTAAATGCAAACGAAAGCACTGCACCAGTAGTATATGGTCCCATACCTGGTAATTTTATCAACGCCTCACGCACGCGAGGAATATTTCTTTCATACTTATTGACCACATCAACCGCAAATTTCTGCAACAATAACGCACGTCGATTATATCCTAATCCACTCCAAGCTTGAATCACCTCTGCTTTAGAGGCTTTCGCTAGTGCTTCGAGTGTGGGAAACAAACCTAAGAATTCTTTATACTTCTCAATCACGCGTGGCACTTGCGTCTGCTGCAACATGATTTCTGAGACCAACACTTGGTAGGGTGTGGGATTATGCCGCCAAGGAAGATCTCGTTTGTGGAGGGAGTACCAGATGAGGAGCTCGTGAGAAAAATTCATAAATTTGTAAGAATAAAACATCTATAAAAAATGTGCTATAATCTATCTTCATACACTATACATTGCTGCAATCTGAGCAATTGTTCCTAAATCAGTTGTTGATTTTTTGTCACGTCGCACTCGTTCTGCAAAACAATTTGTGATATGTAAGCTTTCTCCACGTTCTGGATCAAATCCGATTGCGTATGAACAGGTATTATATTTTAAGTCAAAGACTTTAGCTTCCAAAACAATAGGTTCATCAGTAGAGACTAGTAATGTCGGCTTCGGTAATGCAGCAGATTTATCTTTAACATCTGACCACCTATCAAAATACTTCTTAATAATCCCAAACTTAGTACTATCTTGTTCTTCAAATCGATAGAGAGAACTAAATAATTCTCTATGTTCGTAAATAAAACTCTCCGTTTTACCGCTTGACTTTTTTGTCCCTTTTTGACCACTATCAAAGTCAGCCTTTTCTTTTTTGTATGTATCGTAAAGTTTGAGTAAATCCTGTCCACGAGGCAAACTATCAAAGAATGTATCTACATCAAATCCTGCAATACGTCCTCCCAATGCATCTGAAAGTATCCGTTGTCCATGCTCAAGGTATACATCTTTTAATTTGACCAGAGAACCCTCTAGACTAATTCGTGAAGACAATAGTTCCATTAATTCTGCACGTAGAGTATCTAATCTTGTTCTTTGATCATCATTTTTAATCTGGCGTCCTTCGCTATCAAGATTAACTTTGAAAGCAGGAACATATCGTCCTAATGTAGGATCATAGAGACCTAGCAATGCTCCTGCAAGAGTGTCTTCTTGAAGTTCAGTTTCATTTTCTCGAAGATATACTCCTAATACTACTGCATCCACCGTTTCATAATTTTTGATTTTGATAGTTCTAGCAAATAATCCTGTTTCATCACCTTCAAGATGTTGTGCTACACAAACTCCTTCAAGTTTATCTGATTCAGCACGTCGAACATACGCAAGCAATGTACTTTTATCTCTAATCCGCTGCCGTTCAACCACACGTGCGTTAAGAGCGTGATCAGTAAGATACTCCTCTAGCCTATCGAGCAGTTGACTAACCCGTCGATAATCTT is part of the Candidatus Woesearchaeota archaeon genome and encodes:
- a CDS encoding S8 family serine peptidase; translated protein: MKVNILKKTTIFILSIIAVCISLTVVFSADVEKVSEEVVDAVQEEGSARVIIILKDQSQRNVEQEQQEILDDLEELVEVQQSDVEENGDLVDINSKSDRVESLEQEELLVSQDTLQVGNDFLLTNEYETISALSAVVTQDAIDALEENSLVQQVIIDEKVSLFLNASGPLIGAGLVQNLTYLGLGINGSGQTACVIDSGIDYRHNAFGACSPMTYTTSGVQENLSTAIESAHPYANNANVTFTIYRENYTSMAIHFVNISLEAPNSSADASDRVFVYDGQNRTVAVYKGNLSNIWTPHVSGGMMSIQLVTDSSITNYGFYVDAIINGTTNTTANWSTCAGIAGGFDFVNNDADPMDDNGHGTHVSGTIVSRNETYRGIAPAAKVVAMKSMDSSGSGYFSDIDAAIEWCIQNKNVYNISVISMSLGTTSYHSNSACDSSYPTTAAMVNSAVGEGIMVVAASGNEATISGLSSPACITNVTAIGATTKADAVASYSNSGTRLGLLAPGGISGGASACTNGDKICAPYLDNTFSALAGTSMATPHVAGAALLMANYWSTVHSRTITPTEMYLTLNQTGIRINDTRNNLTFSRINVSGAISPILTFISPTPANNSVVNNTFTLNVSSSQPLSNATAELIFTNGSTLYHLLTQNNATLFSLVVTPLVNTSYLYRVSGNVSGLVTGYTLQRNVSVGINSSQPTVTISSPNNGTVAELGQVLSFLGTTTGFESNVLNYTWNFTNHGLNFSTQNVSLELYKAGNETIIFNATGAGQGNITSHTIFVNDTKSPTVLSQTFNSQVHIQRDGYQWINVSVLDYSNISNMSLVIGSSTLNNTCSGNSSSQSCVWFLNNFSTGTYEFTLTTSDNFSIRHDNATSLSFTVTSCSDSSKNGNEAGVDCGGSCTASCPTTSSSSGSSGGGGGGGGGGGGGIAPAKKAATTTPAEPAKVEGERLQKAKSNDNGKQSVVAGEKKVGENIAGADQHKEVGQDSNRNRLPFVGAAINVYRDLSSSTKEAVLVVFVLVIAGCFFGIGRNSLRKRRIDQK
- the sppA gene encoding signal peptide peptidase SppA; protein product: MKEGGKETHFKSSRKVLLAVVVLLVFTLLFIIPLAFVALDSVPTGNVALIPIEGVISTQQGSYFGESFASSTQIIDFLEQAEQDSSIKAIVLEINSPGGSAVASDEVSAKIKSIEKPVISVIREVGASGGYWIASSTDYIIANRMSITGSIGVISSYLEFDGLMEKYGVEYQRLVAGKYKDLGTPYRELNPQEEHILQNKLDVIHRFFIEEVAQNRHLSYEQTEQLATGEFFLGIEAKQNGLIDELGNRDSAKVHLEQTYGLENVEFLVYQRQPGFLEILTTALMPFSFHLGEGIGSALIQTPSQTQIQV
- a CDS encoding uracil-DNA glycosylase, which translates into the protein MPETLFSLAEQIRRCTACPLWKGRTLAVPGEGPKNAKIMVIGGATHEQEDREGLPLVGKSGTLLKKMFEEIGVDYSTLFITNSVKCHVATPKAPTLAECTTCKKLWLDQQITLLNPQLIILLGEVALRSCLGKKSLDEVHGTTIEHKSRQYFVTYHPETALHSVLIQVKMKRDFVKLKKIMFNV
- a CDS encoding ABC transporter permease, yielding MNLIPFWTLVRKEVVRVLRIWTQSVIPPILTSSLFIVIFGTAVGSHMPPIHGVPYLSFIVPGLLMMGVIMSAYMATSFSLFIQKFHGSIQELLLSPISYWQIIGGLTIGALFRALLVGLGIGIVGLLLTPITIHSVFVLLFFMIMTSLLFAFAGIVTALWANNFDQMNVFSTFVITPLTYLGGIFFTVGTLGQPWQTLMKLNPILYIVDGFRYGFLGASDIPLVYSMLVTTVLALGFFVVSVYLFRKGYKIRS
- a CDS encoding ABC transporter ATP-binding protein; the encoded protein is MPSAILIHNLTKKYPNSVALHGISLDIKEGEFFGLLGPNGAGKTTTIGILTGLTTKTSGDCHLFGKDVEKEYKEARTLIGLVPQEFNFDIFEKVYNVLDFNAGYFGMPKAERVKRIEELLVQLDLKDKRNAPMRTLSGGMKRKVMIARALMHKPRILILDEPTAGVDIETRKALWEYLKKLNKQGTTILLTTHYLEEAEELCQRIAIINHGKIIKLDTKQNLLKEHGENATLEEVFLKHTRGGPQ
- a CDS encoding archease, translating into MEPFHKFLDHTADVFFVAKAETLPQLFEQCALAVEETMVDVEMVHRKTKIKIVGEDKTVSNLLYDFLDDLVFFKDYQQLVFSKFEITIEEKEGKYSLLCWAHGEKIDHTRHDPKVDIKAITRHMFEVFKQDNYWKAQVLVDI
- a CDS encoding A/G-specific adenine glycosylase, which gives rise to MNFSHELLIWYSLHKRDLPWRHNPTPYQVLVSEIMLQQTQVPRVIEKYKEFLGLFPTLEALAKASKAEVIQAWSGLGYNRRALLLQKFAVDVVNKYERNIPRVREALIKLPGMGPYTTGAVLSFAFNQEEPAIDVNVRRIFLRYFEGKDQGEPLDKTGEKKLFDLAKKEIPFGKSSMFHNALMDFGSLVCMRKNPVCSSCPLRQECRFFPLYEKDSVKVLQVREKKVEQGVWEIGKFIPNRIFRGRIVEWVRKNEGQKIEINELGKAVKKDYKKEEEEWLLILCSKLQKEGLFHFSQEKNMIIFTL